A region from the Dendropsophus ebraccatus isolate aDenEbr1 chromosome 1, aDenEbr1.pat, whole genome shotgun sequence genome encodes:
- the LOC138784193 gene encoding nodal homolog 2-A-like, producing MALLRTLIYLALNHVILAIPLQGPKGLQNSFYSRKQTHRINYPLYMMQLYQSLITGNATDLSGLEHPALQESDTVLSLSARSCTEEGDRWMISFDMSSISSSTELKLVELRVRFPLFKKTHTITVEIYHSKEGQDKLFMGSFKTKPTTQEDETWKIFNLTRILQNSLYRGESESHVEYIPAEDLLPSRAIDSGQNPQHNTEPLTGTPFPLDRATLVVFAREKPTRKHFGSPSLIQTVQSSKYIMSERTTKGGGLRRQRRNHSPKHNIIVNNIQARTKEIGAPLCRRVDMWVEFDKIEWGNRIVYPRKYNAYRCEGTCPIPLNESFQPTNHAFIKSLVKLYDAEKVECSSCVPVKMSALSMLIYEDENVTLKHHEDMVVEECGCN from the exons ATGGCTTTACTGAGGACTCTTATCTATTTAGCACTTAATCATGTCATTCTGGCCATTCCTCTCCAGGGACCCAAAGGATTACAAAATTCATTTTATAGCAGGAAACAGACTCATAGAATAAACTACCCGCTCTATATGATGCAGCTTTACCAGTCACTCATCACCGGGAATGCCACCGATCTCTCTGGATTGGAACACCCAGCTCTCCAGGAATCTGACACTGTCCTCAGTCTCAGTGCAAGGA GTTGCACTGAAGAAGGAGACCGCTGGATGATATCTTTTGATATGTCTTCTATCTCCAGCAGCACTGAACTAAAGTTGGTGGAGCTCAGAGTTCGGTTTCCTCTCTTTAAAAAGACACATACCATCACGGTAGAGATCTACCATTCAAAGGAAGGCCAAGACAAACTCTTCATGGGATCTTTTAAGACTAAGCCTACAACTCAAGAGGATGAAACCTGGAAGATCTTTAATCTGACCAGAATTCTTCAAAATTCCCTCTATCGGGGAGAGTCAGAGTCACATGTAGAATATATCCCAGCCGAGGACCTGCTACCCAGCAGAGCTATAGATTCTGGTCAGAATCCACAGCACAACACAGAACCTCTCACCGGTACACCTTTTCCATTGGACAGAGCCACACTTGTTGTCTTCGCGAGGGAGAAGCCCACCAGAAAACATTTTGGTTCTCCAAGCCTTATTCAGACTGTACAGTCCTCAAAGTATATCATGTCGGAAAGAACAACCAAAGGAGGTGGACTAAGGAGACAAAGGAGGAACCACAGCCCAAAACATAACATAATAGTCAATAATATACAAGCCAGAACCAAAGAGATCGGTGCACCTCTTTGTAGAAGAGTAGACATGTGGGTGGAGTTTGATAAGATTGAATGGGGCAACCGCATTGTCTACCCAAGAAAATATAACGCCTATAGATGTGAGGGAACATGTCCAATTCCACTCAACGAAAGCTTTCAGCCGACAAACCATGCCTTTATAAAA AGCCTGGTCAAGCTGTATGATGCAGAAAAAGTGGAGTGCTCCTCCTGTGTCCCTGTGAAGATGAGCGCACTGTCAATGCTCATATATGAAGATGAAAATGTCACGCTAAAACACCACGAGGACATGGTGGTAGAAGAGTGCGGATGTAACTGA
- the LOC138784189 gene encoding nodal homolog, producing the protein MGKPHQIYTEMTSFTVALYFLYFCAVRAMPKLLDTETRVDLPGTNMGLKLSSSLFEKRHSLDIKYPQYMMQLYQSITKNDTNLFSLQRPDIPDYDSVLSLVAKHCKMVDNRVMLSFDMSSISAGNELKLAQLRIHLPSFEIFQNFTLEIYHSKEGNKIFLGSFKVDLSDIRESPWKTFDLTKILQYFLLEVENNLEELMKTKFLTERNTDTNVDMDSITIHTPHRVYESMDEKVVLVVFTKSYDSMSGSLSLIKTVESSKHVTLDKANRLSGIRRHRRNRIENHHLFMNNAPAKPIESGKPLCRRVDMIIDFSKLEMGSWIIYPKKYNAYRCEGACPIPLNETFKPTNHAYMKSVLKLYHPERVECPSCVPIRMSPLSMLYYEGNDVVVRNHEEMIVEECGCS; encoded by the exons ATGGGAAAGCCGCACCAGATCTACACAGAGATGACCTCATTCACCGTTGCTCTCTATTTTCTATACTTCTGCGCAGTCAGGGCCATGCCAAAGCTTTTAGATACAGAGACCCGAGTTGACTTGCCAGGGACTAATATGGGATTAAAACTTTCTTCTTCACTTTTTGAAAAGCGACATTCACTGGACATAAAATATCCCCAATATATGATGCAGCTCTACCAATCTATAACTAAGAATGACACCAACCTCTTCAGCCTACAGCGTCCGGACATCCCCGACTATGACTCCGTACTAAGCCTAGTCGCAAAGC ATTGTAAGATGGTCGATAATCGGGTAATGTTATCCTTTGACATGTCCTCAATCTCTGCCGGCAATGAATTAAAGTTGGCACAACTCAGAATCCACCTTCCTTCTTTTGAGATTTTCCAAAATTTTACTTTGGAGATTTATCACAGTAAAGAAGGTAACAAGATCTTCCTTGGGTCCTTCAAAGTTGATCTTTCAGACATAAGAGAGTCTCCATGGAAAACCTTTGATCTCACTAAAATTCTCCAGTACTTCCTCCTCGAAGTAGAAAATAATTTAGAAGAATTAATGAAAACTAAATTTCTGACAGAGAGAAACACAGACACTAATGTGGACATGGACTCTATTACAATACATACTCCACATAGAGTCTATGAAAGCATGGACGAGAAAGTTGTCCTGGTGGTGTTTACAAAGTCCTATGACAGCATGTCCGGTTCTCTAAGTCTTATCAAGACAGTAGAGTCCTCTAAACATGTCACACTGGACAAGGCCAATAGACTTTCAGGCATTAGGAGGCACAGAAGAAATAGAATTGAGAACCATCATCTGTTCATGAACAATGCTCCAGCCAAACCTATAGAAAGTGGGAAACCCCTCTGCCGTAGAGTCGACATGATCATAGACTTTAGTAAACTTGAAATGGGAAGCTGGATCATCTACCCTAAAAAATATAATGCCTACAGATGTGAGGGCGCCTGTCCGATCCCACTGAACGAGACCTTCAAGCCAACAAACCATGCCTATATGAAG AGCGTATTGAAGCTGTACCATCCAGAGAGGGTGGAGTGCCCGTCCTGTGTACCCATAAGGATGAGCCCGTTGTCCATGCTGTACTATGAAGGCAATGATGTCGTCGTAAGAAATCATGAAGAAATGATCGTAGAGGAGTGTGGATGCAGCTAG